In Candidatus Aenigmatarchaeota archaeon, one DNA window encodes the following:
- a CDS encoding DNA-directed RNA polymerase subunit A', with product MPRVTQAEFSILSPTQIKKLSCVEITRPELYDADGYPVEHGIVDPRMGVVDPGVVCRTCGSRLGDCMGHFGHIELVKPVIHPVFAPKIYAILLSICHKCGRLTAPESAKGTAECAKKRADKCPFCGEKQHKIRYEKPTSYYEGGRQITTDELRERFERITDEDLDRLKFKGGRPEWMIITILPVPPITDRPSIVLDTGERSEDDLTHKLVDIVRINERLKKSLDIGAPDFLIEDIIELLQYHVATYIKNDLANVPPARHRSGRPLKTLAQRLIGKEGRFRFNLTGKRVNFSARSVISPDNFIDIDEVGIPQVIAKTLTVPEKVTEQNLEDMKKAIVNGNDKYPGANYIIRIDGLKKKITEETKEFISQEIIPGYTVERHLQEGDWVIFNRQPSLHRMSMMGHRARIMPGKTFRLHLCATTPYNADFDGDEMNLHVPQTEEAKAEIKTLMSVEKHIRTPRYGLPIIGAKQDHLMGAFFLTHDKVTMTKKEVSNLAFTLGVDVKLDKDTYTGKEVFSLLLLPGDLNFKGKTKTGEDVVIENGLLTKGYIDVKAIGSEHGGLLNKIDLVYGYQAGGRFLNDVVRLSLLFLTSYNYTISINDYNVDPEGIKEMQKIIKKRVEKYVQNGGAKEEQLALERILTEIEAIVKEHLPKESYSRVAAETGARGNMVSVAQITGCLGQEKLKGSRITRGYYGRTLPFFKIGEVNPSAYGFVKNGYRKGLTPIEFFFDAMHGREGLSDTALKTKHSGYLERRLVNSLHDLKIRSDGTVRNESNQIVQFTPFENNINPYRTNKGKITMQDLV from the coding sequence ATGCCTAGAGTAACCCAAGCAGAATTCAGTATATTGTCCCCAACTCAGATAAAAAAACTGAGCTGTGTTGAGATAACACGTCCTGAGCTTTACGATGCTGACGGCTACCCCGTCGAGCACGGAATTGTTGACCCCAGAATGGGTGTTGTCGACCCGGGCGTAGTCTGCAGGACCTGTGGATCCCGGCTGGGCGATTGTATGGGCCATTTTGGGCACATTGAGCTCGTTAAGCCCGTAATACACCCGGTTTTTGCGCCTAAAATTTATGCTATTCTTTTGTCAATCTGCCACAAATGCGGTCGGCTAACTGCCCCCGAAAGCGCAAAAGGCACTGCCGAATGCGCAAAGAAAAGGGCGGACAAGTGCCCATTCTGCGGAGAAAAGCAGCACAAGATAAGATATGAAAAGCCCACCAGCTACTATGAAGGCGGCAGGCAGATAACCACTGACGAGCTCAGGGAAAGGTTCGAGAGGATAACTGACGAAGATCTGGATCGGCTTAAATTCAAGGGCGGCAGGCCTGAATGGATGATTATTACAATTTTGCCTGTTCCCCCAATAACGGACAGGCCTTCAATCGTGCTTGACACTGGTGAAAGAAGCGAAGACGACCTGACTCACAAGCTTGTAGACATCGTAAGGATAAACGAGCGGCTTAAAAAGAGCTTAGACATTGGGGCGCCAGACTTCCTTATTGAAGATATTATCGAGCTTTTGCAGTACCACGTCGCAACCTATATCAAAAACGACCTTGCAAACGTGCCTCCGGCAAGGCACAGAAGCGGCAGGCCTCTTAAGACGCTCGCCCAGCGGCTTATCGGAAAAGAAGGCAGGTTCAGGTTCAACCTTACAGGAAAGAGGGTAAACTTCTCTGCAAGAAGCGTAATCTCTCCAGATAACTTCATAGACATAGACGAAGTCGGAATACCGCAGGTCATTGCAAAAACGCTTACCGTGCCTGAAAAGGTAACCGAGCAGAACCTTGAGGACATGAAAAAGGCCATCGTGAACGGAAACGACAAATACCCTGGCGCAAATTACATAATCAGGATTGACGGACTTAAGAAGAAAATTACGGAAGAAACAAAGGAATTCATCTCCCAGGAGATAATCCCGGGCTACACTGTTGAAAGGCACCTGCAGGAGGGAGACTGGGTAATCTTCAACAGGCAGCCGTCACTTCACAGGATGTCTATGATGGGACATCGGGCAAGGATAATGCCGGGAAAGACTTTCCGGCTTCACCTTTGCGCTACAACCCCCTATAACGCAGATTTTGATGGCGACGAGATGAACCTTCACGTCCCTCAGACCGAAGAGGCAAAAGCCGAGATAAAGACGCTTATGAGCGTTGAAAAACACATAAGGACTCCAAGGTACGGCCTTCCAATTATCGGGGCAAAGCAGGACCACCTTATGGGGGCATTCTTTCTCACCCACGACAAGGTAACCATGACCAAAAAGGAGGTTTCAAACCTTGCGTTCACCCTGGGCGTTGACGTAAAGCTTGACAAGGACACTTATACCGGAAAAGAAGTTTTTTCGCTTCTTTTGCTTCCAGGCGACCTTAACTTCAAAGGAAAAACCAAGACCGGCGAAGATGTTGTAATCGAAAACGGCCTTCTCACAAAGGGATATATTGATGTAAAGGCAATCGGCTCTGAGCACGGCGGCCTTCTGAACAAGATAGACCTTGTTTACGGCTATCAGGCCGGCGGAAGGTTCCTTAATGATGTCGTCCGGCTATCCCTTCTGTTCCTTACAAGCTACAATTACACAATCTCGATAAACGACTACAACGTAGACCCTGAAGGGATAAAAGAGATGCAAAAAATCATCAAGAAGAGGGTCGAAAAGTATGTGCAAAACGGAGGCGCAAAAGAAGAACAGCTTGCCCTCGAAAGGATACTTACCGAAATTGAAGCCATCGTAAAAGAGCACCTTCCAAAAGAATCATACTCAAGAGTCGCAGCAGAGACCGGCGCAAGGGGAAACATGGTTTCCGTAGCCCAGATTACCGGCTGTTTGGGGCAGGAGAAGCTAAAGGGCTCAAGGATTACAAGGGGTTACTATGGGAGGACTCTTCCATTCTTCAAGATTGGCGAAGTCAACCCTTCCGCATACGGGTTTGTCAAAAACGGGTACAGAAAGGGGCTTACCCCCATAGAGTTCTTCTTTGATGCCATGCACGGCCGTGAAGGTCTTTCCGATACCGCCCTTAAGACCAAGCACTCCGGTTACCTTGAAAGACGGCTTGTAAACTCACTTCACGACCTCAAGATCAGGTCAGACGGAACGGTAAGAAACGAGTCAAACCAGATTGTCCAGTTCACGCCTTTCGAGAACAACATCAACCCATACAGGACAAACAAGGGCAAAATCACGATGCAGGACCTCGTATAG
- a CDS encoding PHP domain-containing protein has product MIPACLHIHTKYSITSKGIQDSRNKPQDILRRAKKLRLGILGITDHNTTRGAIETRKFATAPEDPLILIGQEIKTEYGDLIVYGSEEDLSGGLFDILDRVRSEGWFSVLPHPYDSIRKSSAIGMNLSSPEMAHLARKVDAVEVFNSRCLKTRFNYRAAKFAEQHNLPGVYGADAHYLGELSNAVNLIKCGKDEKEIYAAIREGKLTCHGRRTSPINYIRRPFDRFI; this is encoded by the coding sequence ATGATTCCTGCCTGCCTTCACATACACACGAAATATTCAATAACTTCGAAAGGGATTCAGGATTCAAGAAATAAGCCACAAGACATACTGCGCCGCGCAAAAAAGCTCCGCCTGGGTATTTTGGGAATAACTGACCATAACACTACAAGGGGAGCAATTGAGACAAGAAAGTTTGCAACCGCGCCAGAGGATCCCTTAATTTTGATAGGGCAGGAAATAAAGACCGAGTACGGCGACCTGATTGTTTATGGCTCTGAGGAGGACTTGTCAGGCGGGCTTTTCGACATTCTGGACAGGGTCCGCTCAGAGGGATGGTTTTCAGTCCTGCCCCACCCTTATGATTCGATAAGGAAGTCTTCTGCTATTGGCATGAATCTTTCGAGTCCCGAAATGGCGCACCTTGCAAGGAAAGTGGATGCCGTGGAGGTTTTCAATTCCCGCTGCTTAAAGACAAGGTTCAATTATAGGGCAGCGAAGTTTGCAGAACAGCACAATCTTCCCGGGGTTTATGGGGCAGATGCCCACTATTTGGGCGAGCTTTCAAATGCAGTCAACCTAATCAAGTGCGGCAAAGACGAAAAGGAGATATATGCTGCAATCAGGGAGGGAAAGCTGACGTGCCATGGAAGAAGGACTTCACCAATAAATTATATTCGCCGGCCGTTTGATAGGTTCATTTAG
- the gatE gene encoding Glu-tRNA(Gln) amidotransferase subunit GatE, with protein MEDYREIGLKVGIEIHQRLGTKTKLFCACPADFEDQEELFVFARRLRPTASEIGKVDRAAMEEFSKEKEFVYHSYPNCCSIETDSDFPREINPEALEIALQLAKMLKMQVPDVLQVMRKIVIDGSNTTGYQRTALVGVGTIDSFIETSFGPVHLQEMQLEEESATKIKEEAGVVHYRLDRLGIPLVELSSAPEIWHPKQAKEFAENLGLILRSLKVQRGIGTIRQDINISVKGGARIEVKGFQDVKVLDKVVENEVKRQRDLIAISEKLKGKDIEFTQKDLTSRFSNSGSKLLRSLSREKVLGLRVGGLGGFFREKCGELTLGKEIANYVKVFGIGGIVHSDEDLPKYGFEPEEVPGIKKELGFNECDLFILIGGKSSPEALELLKERITYLRQGVPEETRFVDAENTRYARKLPGSARMYPEPDLPKVALKELYEKAKPPESLDEKAARFEKLGLGREMALQISRSKDVSSFEYFVENYEVEPKVIADIMTCKRKSVERQGVSVDEEKLCFVLEALDRKRISKKAVEEVLLSGKIEGFERISGKDLEALVETFKADFGPDAAKELMKLYGKRVESEEVFGLLKQ; from the coding sequence ATGGAGGATTACAGGGAAATAGGCCTGAAGGTTGGTATTGAAATACACCAGCGGCTTGGCACAAAAACCAAGCTGTTTTGCGCTTGCCCTGCTGATTTCGAGGATCAGGAAGAGCTTTTTGTGTTTGCACGGCGCCTAAGGCCTACAGCAAGCGAAATAGGGAAAGTCGACCGGGCCGCGATGGAGGAATTCTCGAAGGAAAAGGAGTTCGTATACCATTCTTACCCGAACTGCTGCTCGATTGAGACCGATTCAGACTTTCCAAGGGAGATTAACCCGGAGGCACTTGAAATTGCCCTGCAGCTTGCCAAAATGCTTAAGATGCAGGTTCCTGATGTTCTGCAGGTGATGAGAAAGATTGTAATCGACGGAAGCAATACCACGGGCTACCAGAGGACTGCGCTTGTGGGTGTCGGAACTATTGATTCTTTTATTGAAACCAGCTTTGGGCCGGTTCACCTGCAGGAAATGCAGCTTGAAGAGGAAAGCGCGACAAAGATAAAGGAAGAGGCGGGAGTCGTCCACTACCGGCTTGACCGGCTCGGAATTCCCCTGGTGGAGCTAAGCTCTGCGCCGGAAATATGGCACCCAAAGCAGGCAAAGGAATTTGCGGAAAATCTTGGGCTTATCCTGAGGTCTCTTAAGGTTCAGAGGGGAATTGGCACAATCCGGCAGGATATAAACATTTCGGTTAAGGGTGGAGCAAGGATAGAAGTGAAGGGCTTTCAGGACGTAAAGGTCCTTGACAAGGTCGTTGAAAACGAGGTAAAGCGCCAGAGAGACCTGATTGCCATTTCCGAAAAGCTGAAAGGAAAGGATATCGAATTTACCCAAAAAGACCTCACAAGCAGGTTTTCAAATTCCGGCTCGAAGCTTCTAAGGTCACTTTCAAGGGAAAAGGTTCTTGGCCTCAGAGTAGGCGGCCTTGGCGGCTTTTTCAGGGAAAAGTGCGGAGAGCTTACCCTTGGAAAGGAGATTGCAAATTATGTCAAGGTTTTTGGGATTGGGGGCATTGTCCACTCTGATGAGGACCTGCCAAAATACGGCTTTGAGCCGGAAGAAGTGCCGGGAATCAAAAAGGAGCTTGGTTTTAACGAATGCGACCTTTTCATACTTATTGGCGGAAAGTCCTCTCCCGAAGCCCTTGAATTGCTAAAAGAGAGAATCACTTACCTGAGGCAGGGGGTTCCTGAGGAAACAAGGTTTGTGGACGCGGAAAACACCCGGTACGCTAGGAAACTTCCCGGCTCTGCAAGAATGTACCCTGAGCCGGACCTGCCAAAAGTTGCCCTCAAGGAGCTTTACGAGAAGGCAAAGCCCCCCGAATCTCTTGACGAAAAGGCCGCAAGGTTCGAGAAACTGGGGCTTGGCAGGGAGATGGCTTTGCAGATTTCCCGAAGCAAGGACGTTTCAAGCTTTGAGTACTTTGTCGAAAATTACGAAGTAGAGCCAAAAGTCATTGCGGACATAATGACCTGCAAGAGAAAATCTGTTGAGAGGCAGGGAGTCTCCGTTGACGAGGAGAAGCTTTGCTTCGTGCTTGAGGCGCTCGACAGGAAGAGGATTTCAAAGAAGGCGGTAGAGGAGGTCCTTCTTTCCGGAAAAATTGAGGGCTTTGAGAGGATAAGCGGAAAAGACCTGGAGGCGCTTGTGGAGACATTCAAGGCAGATTTCGGGCCTGATGCTGCAAAAGAGCTTATGAAGCTTTATGGAAAGCGCGTGGAAAGCGAGGAGGTTTTCGGGCTTCTTAAACAATGA
- a CDS encoding DNA-directed RNA polymerase subunit A'' (DNA-dependent RNA polymerase catalyzes the transcription of DNA into RNA using the four ribonucleoside triphosphates as substrates) produces the protein MEQTEIEAALYGKFEDFCIEKKIAGKEKEKLKGRLDYVIQKAKFEPGEALGIVTAQSLSEPATQMTMRAYHFAASAGIQMSLGLPRLIEIFDLRKNIDDVITCRLEENSEESAKKIASEIVESNLEDALTTISYDLVNSAVEIALDNKTLKKLGLTQESVTELISKSIKKHGVELKEGKITLDKVETYSEYRELKDKLLKIHIAGIKGVLESLIINQNGKWIVQSRGGTLKKILAIEGIDAKNTHTTNIKEMADVFGIEAARALVIRELILTLQQQGVDVDKRYIGLVADAMCVDGDVRAVGRYGLMKSKKSILARLNFEETIKVLFNAAVANKKDKLNTLMANLMIGQICPVGTGTVKLKWKL, from the coding sequence ATGGAACAAACCGAGATTGAGGCGGCTCTTTATGGCAAATTTGAAGATTTTTGCATAGAAAAGAAGATAGCTGGAAAAGAGAAGGAAAAGCTGAAGGGGCGGCTTGATTACGTCATACAGAAGGCGAAATTCGAGCCAGGAGAAGCCCTTGGAATAGTAACCGCCCAGTCCCTATCAGAGCCAGCCACACAGATGACGATGCGAGCATACCACTTCGCAGCTTCCGCAGGCATACAGATGTCTCTTGGCCTTCCACGGCTTATTGAAATATTCGACCTTAGAAAGAACATAGACGATGTAATAACCTGCCGCCTGGAGGAAAACAGCGAAGAAAGCGCCAAGAAAATCGCGTCAGAAATAGTAGAATCAAACCTTGAAGACGCCTTAACCACAATATCCTATGACCTTGTAAACTCAGCCGTTGAAATAGCCCTCGATAACAAGACGCTTAAGAAGCTTGGCCTCACCCAGGAGAGCGTTACTGAACTCATAAGCAAATCCATCAAAAAGCACGGCGTGGAGCTAAAGGAGGGAAAAATTACCCTTGACAAAGTTGAAACCTACTCCGAGTACAGGGAGCTAAAGGATAAATTGCTTAAAATCCACATTGCCGGAATAAAAGGCGTTTTGGAATCCCTTATCATCAACCAGAACGGAAAGTGGATAGTCCAGTCAAGAGGAGGAACCCTTAAAAAGATACTTGCAATTGAAGGAATTGACGCCAAAAACACGCACACAACCAACATAAAGGAAATGGCCGATGTGTTCGGAATAGAGGCGGCACGCGCCCTTGTCATAAGAGAACTCATCCTTACCCTGCAGCAGCAGGGCGTAGATGTTGACAAAAGGTACATCGGGCTTGTTGCAGACGCCATGTGCGTTGACGGCGATGTCAGGGCCGTTGGAAGGTATGGGCTTATGAAAAGCAAGAAGAGCATTCTTGCCCGGCTTAACTTCGAGGAAACAATTAAGGTTCTTTTCAATGCGGCAGTGGCAAATAAAAAGGACAAGCTGAATACATTAATGGCTAACCTTATGATTGGCCAGATTTGTCCAGTAGGGACGGGAACGGTGAAACTAAAATGGAAGCTATAG
- a CDS encoding ribosomal L7Ae/L30e/S12e/Gadd45 family protein: protein MEAIVRQLQEGKLVLGTNKTLKMLREGKIALVYTTLSTPEETKKKLDGIDTKKLKATATELGKTLGKNFPIAICGVRK, encoded by the coding sequence ATGGAAGCTATAGTAAGGCAACTTCAGGAAGGAAAATTGGTTCTTGGGACCAACAAGACGCTAAAAATGCTTAGAGAGGGAAAAATAGCCCTTGTGTACACCACACTGTCCACGCCAGAAGAAACAAAAAAGAAGCTGGATGGGATAGACACCAAAAAGCTGAAAGCCACTGCAACGGAACTGGGCAAAACCCTAGGTAAGAATTTTCCTATAGCTATCTGCGGGGTAAGAAAATGA
- a CDS encoding 30S ribosomal protein S12 has translation MGTFNARRLKQVRKKARLNKRKYRVRIFNLQKKLDPLEGAPQAKGLVLSKRQVEQRQPHSGMLKCARVKLIKNGKEITTHLPRDGALKHVQEHDEVTIEYIGGSQKKAYGSLGGVKYRVFKVNGISLDMLRRGKKQRSSK, from the coding sequence ATGGGAACATTTAACGCAAGAAGATTAAAACAGGTGCGAAAAAAAGCACGGCTCAACAAGAGAAAATACCGAGTCAGAATTTTCAACCTCCAAAAGAAGCTTGACCCCCTTGAAGGAGCTCCCCAGGCAAAGGGGCTTGTCCTTAGCAAGAGGCAGGTCGAACAGAGGCAGCCGCACTCGGGAATGCTTAAGTGCGCAAGGGTAAAGCTTATCAAGAACGGAAAGGAGATAACCACCCACCTTCCAAGAGACGGCGCGCTAAAGCATGTCCAGGAGCACGATGAGGTCACAATCGAGTACATTGGCGGCTCCCAGAAAAAGGCATACGGAAGCCTCGGTGGCGTCAAATACAGGGTATTCAAGGTCAATGGAATCAGCCTAGATATGCTTAGAAGGGGCAAAAAGCAGAGGTCCTCGAAGTAA